One genomic window of Pagrus major chromosome 22, Pma_NU_1.0 includes the following:
- the LOC141018246 gene encoding hydroperoxide isomerase ALOXE3-like has translation MAEYKLEVTTGDMMNAGTFDHVFVTLIGTGGKSERTELDNEGVDFQSGMTGMYTLKTSSSLGKLLLVRLEKDPLFVLPEDEWYCSKIVVTTPEGEVLLFPCYRWISRGERVELRGGRATKAFEDDHPVLKDHRQKELIDKRSLYQWEITDPKLPHCSDFKNISELPAEIASMSKLTEMLYTKRTTGAELMFKGPLGPTEQWEKTEDIKKIFWFKETTMSVYVREHWKDDDFYGFQFLNATNPIMIERCSKLPPNFPVAEEMVKPFLAEGSTLQMEMMKENIFLCDFKTMDGLPTKVHDGQTLHVTAGLCLFYMNPENKLKPIAIQLQQHPSEQNPIFLPSDSETDWLLAKMFIKNADLMQHQSVSHFMRAHHLAEVFAIATLRSFPVIHPLYKLLIPHVRNTLQINTMAHNSVFGPDGILHTTSLGYDGMVELMRRSLSELTYSSVCLPENIAARGLEKIQNFYYRDDGLKLWDIISSFVKAIVKHYYPSDSDVQKDTELQDWISEIFTHGFLGNKASGFPASFNTAEEVTKFVTMVIFTVTAQHAAVNNGQFDFQSWVPNGSLLLRKPPPTTKGQSSMKTVFETLPNVGETVKFAAMSWVLSEQYTDAVLLGTYLDERFDEPAPKQMIKDFQAELSCLSEAITKRNSQLEVPYTYLNPNQIENSITI, from the exons ATGGCTGAGTACAAGCTAGAAGTGACAACAGGTGACATGATGAATGCAGGAACTTTTGACCACGTATTCGTCACCTTAATTGGAACCGGAGGGAAGAGTGAGCGAACTGAGCTGGACAACGAAGGTGTGGATTTTCAATCTGGGATG ACAGGGATGTACACGCTGAAAACCAGTTCATCTCTCGGGAAACTTCTGCTGGTCAGGCTGGAGAAAGATCCCCTGTTTGTTCTCCCAGAGGACGAGTGGTACTGCTCCAAAATAGTGGTGACGACTCCGGAGGGAGAAGTCCTTCTTTTCCCCTGTTACAGATGGATCTCCAGGGGTGAGCGGGtggagctgagaggagggagag CCACGAAGGCTTTTGAGGACGACCATCCCGTGTTGAAGGACCATCGGCAGAAAGAGCTGATAGATAAGAGGAGCTTGTATCA ATGGGAGATTACTGATCCAAAGCTCCCACACTGCAGCGATTTCAAAAATATATCTGAACTCCCAGCTGAGATCGCCTCTATGTCCAAATTAACGGAAATGCTTTACACAAAAAGAACAAC TGGTGCTGAACTCATGTTTAAAGGGCCGCTTGGCCCCACTGAACAATGGGAGAAAACTGAGGACATCAAAAAAATCTTCTGGTTCAAAGAGACGACGATGTCAG TTTATGTTAGAGAACACTGGAAGGACGACGACTTTTATGGATTCCAGTTTCTGAACGCAACCAACCCCATCATGATCGAGCGCTGCTCAAAGCTTCCCCCAAACTTTCCAGTCGCAGAGGAGATGGTGAAGCCGTTCCTGGCAGAGGGAAGTACTCTGCAGATGGAAATGATG aaagaaaatatattccTCTGTGACTTCAAGACGATGGATGGATTGCCCACTAAGGTGCATGATGGTCAAACTCTGCATGTGACTGCTGGTCTCTGTTTGTTCTACATGAACccagaaaacaaactgaagccAATTGCAATACAG CTGCAACAACACCCCTCTGAGCAGAACCCCATCTTTCTGCCCAGTGACTCAGAGACGGATTGGCTGCTCGCCAAgatgttcattaaaaatgctGATTTGATGCAGCATCAGTCAGTCTCTCACTTCATGAGAGCTCACCATTTAGCAGAAGTCTTTGCCATCGCCACTCTCCGCAGCTTCCCTGTCATTCATCCTCTCTACAAG CTGTTGATCCCTCATGTCCGTAACACTCTCCAAATAAATACCATGGCCCACAATTCTGTTTTTGGACCTGACGGGATTTTACACACG ACTTCACTTGGATACGATGGGATGGTGGAGCTCATGAGAAGGTCTCTCTCTGAACTGACCTACAGCTCCGTCTGTCTGCCAGAGAACATCGCTGCAAGAGGACTGGAGAAGATCCAAAACTTCTACTACAGAGATGATGGCCTGAAGCTGTGGGACATCATCAGCAG CTTCGTGAAGGCAATAGTGAAGCACTATTACCCCTCAGACAGTGATGTCCAAAAAGACACCGAGCTGCAGGACTGGATCAGTGAGATATTCACACATGGCTTCTTAGGAAACAAAGCCTCAG GGTTTCCAGCGAGCTTTAATACTGCGGAGGAAGTGACCAAGTTCGTCACCATGGTGATCTTCACAGTGACAGCTCAGCATGCTGCAGTCAATAACGGACAG TTTGACTTCCAGTCCTGGGTGCCAAACGGCTCGCTCCTGCTGCGCAAACCTCCTCCAACCACCAAGGGCCAGTCAAGCATGAAGACAGTTTTCGAGACCCTCCCAAATGTCGGAGAGACCGTCAAGTTTGCAGCAATGTCATGGGTACTTTCAGAACAGTACACTGACGCG GTTCTTTTGGGTACATACCTTGATGAGCGATTCGACGAGCCCGCCCCTAAGCAGATGATCAAGGACTTCCAAGCAGAGCTGTCCTGCCTCAGTGAGGCAATTACAAAAAGAAACTCCCAGCTTGAAGTACCCTACACATATCTGAACCCCAACCAGATAGAGAACAGTATAACTATTTAA